A region from the Solibacillus sp. FSL H8-0523 genome encodes:
- a CDS encoding ADP-ribosylglycohydrolase family protein: MNKRKRALWGFIIGDAYGVPMEFMDRDTFNVRDMIGYGCWDVPAGTWSDDSAMTLITIEHLINDTSLADLKREFCNWAFRGYWTYNDEPSFDVGLTIAEVLNRWEQNGIFEQAKSDEKSNGNGALMRILPIAFYSYKRSIEERYVKDYATLTHGHIRSTLCCMHYTYVVHSLMDGLSIEASLQAANQLLDPLLRDYPEERPHFERIYNITRLTRDDINSNGYVIHTLEAVYWSLLHSSSYFETIYNAVHLGSDTDTVAAIAGGLAGIYYEELDIPQDWMGLIPKREEIDTLLNRFVKVIF, translated from the coding sequence ATGAATAAACGAAAACGCGCTTTATGGGGCTTTATCATTGGCGATGCTTATGGCGTGCCAATGGAATTTATGGATCGAGATACATTTAACGTACGCGATATGATTGGCTATGGTTGCTGGGATGTACCGGCTGGAACATGGTCTGATGATAGTGCGATGACGCTCATTACAATCGAGCATTTAATTAACGACACATCACTTGCTGATTTAAAGCGTGAATTTTGTAACTGGGCGTTTCGTGGCTACTGGACTTATAATGACGAGCCTTCATTTGATGTTGGCTTAACAATTGCTGAAGTGCTTAACCGCTGGGAACAAAACGGGATTTTTGAACAGGCAAAAAGCGATGAAAAAAGTAATGGGAATGGCGCGTTAATGCGCATTTTACCGATTGCCTTTTATAGCTACAAACGCTCGATTGAAGAACGCTATGTGAAAGATTACGCAACCTTAACACACGGCCATATCCGCTCAACACTTTGTTGTATGCACTATACATATGTTGTGCACAGTTTGATGGACGGCTTGTCGATTGAAGCGAGTCTACAAGCAGCAAATCAGTTACTAGATCCCTTGTTAAGAGATTATCCTGAAGAGCGTCCGCATTTTGAGCGCATTTATAACATTACGCGCCTAACACGTGATGACATTAATAGTAATGGCTATGTCATTCACACGTTGGAGGCTGTATATTGGAGCTTGCTACATAGTTCAAGTTATTTTGAGACGATTTATAATGCAGTTCATTTAGGTAGTGATACCGATACCGTTGCGGCAATTGCAGGTGGCCTAGCTGGGATTTACTACGAGGAACTCGATATTCCACAAGACTGGATGGGGCTCATTCCAAAACGTGAGGAAATTGACACACTGCTAAATCGTTTCGTAAAAGTTATTTTTTAA
- a CDS encoding hemolysin family protein, which translates to MDSIIIINLLLIALFIALTAFFVGAEFSILKVRTSRIDQLISEGNKKAITAKKVTENLDYYLSACQLGITITALILGALGEPTVEKMLQPVFEYFNVPAAMATALSYVIALSIVTFLHVVLGELMPKTLAIQYAEKMTLILAPILYWFGKVTAPFISVLNGSARLLLKGFGVKPAGHDTVYSEEELKMIVTQSYEGGEINQTELAYLENIFEFDTRELREVMIPRNDMITLEKSFTLEQTLAVIDEYEYTRYPVMDSSKSTAVIVGFINTKEMLTDIAAGRMSTMDTFIREIPRYKESAAIKGVFKKMQLTRNHMALVTDEKGKTIGLVTMEDILTEIVGEIEDEDKDSDLMATT; encoded by the coding sequence TTGGACAGTATAATCATTATTAATTTATTATTAATCGCGCTTTTCATTGCACTTACTGCGTTTTTCGTAGGTGCAGAGTTTTCGATTTTAAAGGTGCGTACGTCACGTATCGATCAGTTGATTTCAGAAGGTAATAAAAAAGCTATTACTGCAAAAAAAGTAACAGAAAATCTAGATTACTATTTATCTGCATGTCAGCTAGGTATTACCATCACGGCCTTAATTTTAGGTGCGCTAGGTGAGCCTACTGTTGAAAAAATGCTACAGCCAGTATTTGAATATTTTAACGTACCAGCAGCGATGGCAACTGCATTGTCATACGTTATCGCATTATCAATCGTAACGTTCTTACACGTTGTACTTGGCGAATTAATGCCAAAAACATTAGCGATTCAGTATGCTGAAAAAATGACTCTGATACTCGCACCAATCCTTTATTGGTTCGGTAAAGTAACAGCACCATTTATCTCGGTATTAAACGGTTCAGCACGCTTGTTATTAAAAGGCTTTGGTGTGAAGCCAGCCGGACATGACACGGTGTATTCAGAGGAAGAATTAAAAATGATTGTTACGCAAAGTTATGAGGGCGGCGAAATTAACCAAACGGAGCTTGCGTATTTAGAAAACATTTTCGAATTCGACACACGCGAATTACGTGAAGTGATGATTCCGCGCAATGACATGATTACGCTCGAAAAATCATTTACGCTTGAACAAACATTAGCGGTCATCGATGAATACGAATATACACGTTACCCGGTAATGGATAGCAGTAAAAGCACGGCCGTAATTGTTGGCTTTATTAACACAAAAGAAATGCTGACAGATATTGCAGCAGGTCGTATGAGTACAATGGATACATTTATTCGTGAAATCCCACGCTACAAAGAGTCAGCTGCCATTAAAGGTGTATTTAAAAAAATGCAGCTAACGCGTAACCATATGGCGCTTGTAACAGACGAAAAAGGGAAAACGATAGGGCTTGTGACAATGGAAGATATTTTAACAGAAATCGTTGGCGAAATTGAAGATGAAGACAAAGACAGCGATTTAATGGCCACAACATAA